DNA sequence from the Stenotrophomonas sp. 24(2023) genome:
AGGAAGCCATCGACCGTGCCGAGCAGGGCGACATGGAGGGCGTGGAGGCGCTGCAGGCCGTGCTGCGTGATCCGTACACCGAGCGGGACGGGCTGGCGCACTTCGCCGGCAAGCGCCCGGCCTGGGCCGACAACCGCGCCGGCTGCTCGATGCTGTCCTGCAGTTCGTGAGCGATTGGGTCAGGGCTGCGCGCGCCCTCTGGCAGACGAAGGCTGCGCGCAGCCCGGCCGACACCCCCGGCAGGCAGGCGGCGCCGGGAACAGGTACCCTATGCCGCCATCAGATAGCCAACGTGACATGACCGACGCCCTCGTCGCTCCGCAGTGGGCCTCCCGCCTGCGCGACATCGCCGACTTCCCCAAGCCCGGCATCCTGTTCAAGGACATCATGCCGCTGCTTGCCCATGCCGAGGATTTCCGCGGGGCGATCAGTGCCATGGCCGATCGCTGGCGCGAACAGAAGCTGGATGCGGTGGTGGGCATCGAATCGCGCGGTTTCATCCTCGGCGCGGCGATGGCACTGGAACTGGGCGTGGGCTTCGTGCCGGTACGCAAGCCGGGCAAGCTGCCGGGCAAGGTGCTGCGCGAGGAGTACACGCTGGAATACCGCAGCGACTGCATCGAGATCCATGCCGACGCACTGCCGGCCGGCGCGCGGGTGGCCCTCATCGATGATGTGCTGGCGACCGGTGGCACGCTGGTGGCGGCGCTGTCGCTGGTGCGCCGCCTGGGCGTGGACGTGGTCGGCGCCGGGGTGCTGGTCGAGCTGGATGGCCTGGGTGGCCGCGGCCGCTGGGACGCCAGCCTGCCGTTGCACACCGAACTGGTGTTCTGACCCCGGCCGCCTGGAACGGCCAACCAAGGTTGGCCACTACCCAGTGAATCCCGTTGAACCGGTAGCCGCCAACCTTGGTGGCGTTCCAGTGAATCCCGTTGAACCGGTAGCCGCCAACCTTGGTTGGCGTTCCAGCGAATCCCGATGAGCCGGTAGCCGCCAACCTTGGTTGGCGTTCCAGCGAATCCCGTTGAACC
Encoded proteins:
- a CDS encoding adenine phosphoribosyltransferase, with product MTDALVAPQWASRLRDIADFPKPGILFKDIMPLLAHAEDFRGAISAMADRWREQKLDAVVGIESRGFILGAAMALELGVGFVPVRKPGKLPGKVLREEYTLEYRSDCIEIHADALPAGARVALIDDVLATGGTLVAALSLVRRLGVDVVGAGVLVELDGLGGRGRWDASLPLHTELVF